From the genome of Sulfurovum sp. NBC37-1, one region includes:
- a CDS encoding DUF302 domain-containing protein, translated as MKFLKSFLAVIGGIVIIGAIVAYVKFDLGDKMEKASKLDPKAIGAYMNMFDKVLTTGRATDAMVRRVKIDPDVSTEDVVEAMKSIATDANMVQVGDSHMSDKSIKDGKGNRYIRILHYCSPSIAKQFIDYSLAFGAFMPCRILIVEDDNGDRWLITMAMELMLFGGHTLPPEMMVKAEHVRDTMYKMMDLGAKGDF; from the coding sequence ATGAAATTTTTGAAAAGTTTCTTGGCAGTCATAGGTGGCATAGTTATCATTGGCGCAATTGTTGCCTATGTGAAGTTTGACCTGGGCGATAAGATGGAAAAAGCTTCAAAGCTTGATCCTAAAGCGATAGGTGCTTATATGAACATGTTTGACAAAGTACTTACAACAGGTAGGGCTACCGATGCTATGGTCAGACGGGTGAAGATCGACCCGGATGTTTCTACAGAAGATGTCGTAGAAGCCATGAAGAGTATCGCTACCGATGCGAACATGGTCCAGGTCGGTGATTCGCATATGTCTGACAAGTCGATCAAAGATGGTAAAGGGAATCGGTACATCAGAATCTTGCACTACTGCAGTCCGAGTATTGCAAAACAGTTTATTGATTATTCTTTGGCATTCGGTGCTTTTATGCCATGTAGGATCCTTATCGTGGAAGATGACAATGGTGATAGATGGCTGATCACCATGGCGATGGAGCTTATGCTTTTTGGCGGGCACACGCTGCCTCCTGAAATGATGGTGAAGGCAGAGCATGTAAGAGATACTATGTATAAAATGATGGATCTCGGTGCAAAAGGCGACTTTTAA
- a CDS encoding DUF3373 family protein, whose protein sequence is MKKIVSLSVMAAAATSFAFGSTADDIANLQAQIDKLKVKQGKINAQSANDNIKWGVDFRTAYDNINYDMADGSSVGNDSLLSMRLWLNMAYAPDSHNVFKGQLSMNKAFGADFGTANNKTRALSMGGMFDWTGNEALTDNSLKVRQAYWLYLGDKAFGADIPWTFSIGRRPSTTGFLANLREDDAAQSPLGHIINVEFDGLSSKLDLSNVTGVAGMSFKVCLGYGATNAEPLFTGPTPYADTENNLDDIKLGGFIFEPYNDGQFIVKATWFKAWDLPGQQSPMNPEFDGNFHQFGDMQGAALSVLVDGLTEDGYFADAKVFGSFAWSKSMPFAGQMMMGSPDDETGTSWWIGANLPVGEGAEYGTFGAEYNHGSQYWRPFTYAEDTMIGSKVAARGDAWEAYYTYQINDALSLQARYTDISYDYTGSNGFFGNYSGASIKIDDIKAGAAGFDQMAAAGVIQHQDPAGIIGDLMGAGLTQAQAQGMLMAKGMSSQVVEKAQDFRIYLRYRF, encoded by the coding sequence TCGGTTCTACAGCGGACGATATCGCAAACCTTCAAGCTCAAATCGATAAACTAAAAGTAAAGCAGGGGAAAATTAATGCCCAATCTGCAAATGACAACATCAAATGGGGTGTAGACTTCAGAACAGCGTATGACAATATCAACTATGATATGGCTGATGGTAGCTCTGTAGGTAATGATTCACTTCTTTCTATGAGACTTTGGCTAAATATGGCGTATGCACCAGACAGCCACAATGTATTTAAAGGTCAGCTTTCCATGAACAAAGCGTTCGGTGCTGATTTTGGTACTGCCAACAATAAGACAAGAGCCCTTAGTATGGGTGGAATGTTCGACTGGACAGGAAACGAAGCATTGACAGACAACAGCCTGAAAGTAAGACAGGCATACTGGCTCTATCTTGGTGACAAAGCATTCGGTGCTGATATCCCTTGGACATTCTCTATCGGTAGAAGACCATCTACAACCGGTTTCCTTGCAAACCTCAGAGAAGACGATGCCGCACAATCTCCACTTGGTCACATCATCAACGTTGAATTTGATGGATTGAGTTCAAAGCTTGACCTTTCAAACGTGACGGGTGTAGCTGGTATGTCTTTCAAAGTATGTTTGGGATACGGTGCAACAAATGCTGAGCCACTTTTTACAGGTCCTACACCATATGCGGACACGGAAAATAATTTAGATGATATCAAGTTAGGTGGGTTTATCTTTGAACCGTACAATGATGGACAGTTCATCGTAAAAGCAACTTGGTTCAAAGCTTGGGATCTCCCGGGACAGCAAAGTCCAATGAACCCGGAATTTGATGGTAACTTCCACCAGTTTGGTGATATGCAGGGAGCAGCACTTTCTGTATTGGTTGATGGTTTGACAGAGGACGGTTACTTTGCTGATGCAAAAGTATTTGGTTCTTTTGCATGGAGTAAATCTATGCCATTCGCAGGTCAAATGATGATGGGTTCACCAGATGACGAAACAGGTACTTCCTGGTGGATTGGTGCAAATCTTCCTGTAGGTGAAGGTGCTGAATACGGTACATTCGGTGCTGAATACAACCATGGTTCACAGTACTGGAGACCATTCACTTATGCTGAAGACACTATGATCGGATCAAAAGTCGCTGCACGTGGTGATGCTTGGGAAGCTTACTACACATACCAGATCAATGATGCATTGAGCCTTCAGGCAAGATATACTGATATCTCTTATGACTATACAGGAAGTAACGGCTTCTTTGGTAACTACTCTGGGGCCTCTATTAAGATTGATGATATAAAAGCAGGTGCAGCCGGATTTGACCAAATGGCTGCGGCTGGTGTAATTCAACATCAAGACCCCGCAGGAATAATTGGTGACTTAATGGGAGCAGGTCTTACTCAGGCACAAGCTCAAGGCATGTTGATGGCAAAAGGTATGTCATCTCAAGTCGTTGAAAAAGCGCAAGACTTCAGAATCTACCTTAGATACAGATTCTAA
- a CDS encoding c-type cytochrome, producing the protein MKRVVFSMLLAGVGLVAAEAPYKSGLLLPPQADKIYAKECALCHGKDGKQTSFTGIARASYAPIAGMDTAVLAKTLKEYRGGIKAKDYQFPNKYGYGAVMKSATRDLSWEEIDAVAKYVNGLK; encoded by the coding sequence ATGAAAAGAGTAGTTTTTTCTATGCTATTGGCTGGTGTTGGTCTTGTGGCTGCTGAAGCGCCCTACAAATCTGGTTTGCTGTTACCACCTCAGGCTGATAAAATTTATGCAAAAGAGTGTGCGCTCTGCCATGGAAAAGATGGTAAGCAGACAAGCTTTACGGGTATAGCAAGAGCATCCTATGCTCCAATTGCCGGAATGGATACAGCTGTACTGGCCAAAACGCTGAAAGAGTACAGAGGCGGTATAAAAGCAAAAGATTACCAGTTCCCTAACAAGTACGGCTATGGTGCGGTAATGAAAAGTGCAACAAGAGACCTTTCCTGGGAAGAGATCGATGCTGTTGCCAAATATGTCAACGGTTTAAAGTAA